From the Leptolyngbya sp. O-77 genome, one window contains:
- a CDS encoding cofactor assembly of complex C subunit B: MSKADPNRVLRLMPLAVGGLGGTLLLINRLATSNLTDFQARSDVVGVILSAVLILTGLLWQRIQPRSPDAVILNGEEGFDLAEDLPDAAKLELAWASHLLLTNTVTRSLVVWQDGRVLLRRGVLSPKVMKTPGPIVQRALDTQKPIYLVNLQLYPGKIEFDYLPDNTQGVICQPMGDRGVMILAANAPRSYTRQDEIWIAGIADKLSETLRP; this comes from the coding sequence GTGAGCAAGGCTGATCCAAACCGGGTGTTGCGCCTGATGCCGCTGGCGGTGGGCGGGCTGGGCGGCACGCTACTGCTGATTAACCGGCTGGCTACGTCAAATCTGACGGATTTTCAGGCTCGGTCGGATGTGGTGGGGGTGATTTTGAGCGCAGTGCTCATTCTCACGGGGCTGCTGTGGCAGCGCATCCAGCCGCGATCGCCCGATGCGGTCATCCTCAACGGCGAAGAAGGGTTTGACCTGGCAGAAGATCTGCCCGATGCTGCCAAGCTAGAGTTGGCCTGGGCTTCGCATCTGCTGCTGACCAATACCGTGACGCGATCGCTCGTCGTCTGGCAAGACGGGCGCGTGCTGCTGCGGCGCGGTGTGCTGAGTCCCAAAGTCATGAAAACCCCTGGCCCCATTGTGCAGCGGGCGCTGGATACCCAGAAGCCAATTTATCTGGTGAACCTGCAACTCTATCCCGGCAAGATTGAGTTTGACTATCTACCCGACAATACCCAGGGCGTGATTTGCCAGCCGATGGGCGATCGCGGCGTGATGATTCTGGCCGCCAACGCCCCCCGCAGCTATACCCGCCAAGACGAAATCTGGATCGCCGGAATTGCTGACAAACTGAGTGAGACGCTCCGCCCATAG
- a CDS encoding helix-turn-helix domain-containing protein yields the protein MKCPQCSSNQIRKNGHRQGKQNYLCKCCGRQFVEFYSQRGYSEDARQICLRMHRSGINFHEIERLTGINHNTVINWVKQQEMSSLLSMDDDALLSS from the coding sequence ATGAAGTGTCCCCAATGCAGTTCAAACCAGATTCGGAAGAATGGCCATCGCCAAGGCAAGCAGAATTATCTCTGCAAGTGCTGTGGTCGCCAGTTTGTAGAGTTCTATTCCCAGCGGGGATACTCTGAAGATGCCCGCCAGATTTGCCTGCGGATGCATCGCTCTGGCATTAACTTTCACGAGATTGAGCGGCTGACGGGCATTAATCACAACACAGTGATTAACTGGGTGAAACAGCAAGAGATGTCTTCACTGCTCAGTATGGATGACGATGCCCTGCTGAGCAGCTAG
- a CDS encoding AbrB family transcriptional regulator — MTDPTAPRIDPPEDTIEAIAADLEVSLGVQVLRAIAEVMLAGVIGIALIRLGLSGGAWILGGVAAGALVFYGDRTWFHRPALPNKTLRKIGQVLIGLAIGFSIRQSTLSSLSAQIPVLVLLGLTLLVSGGVIGYFYSRLEKLDLLTGVLATTPGNIGVMASIAADYSKNTAFVSLVQLLRFTTIIAVIPLVAQVPHTTDLRSTLSALLPDAHWLTLGNGLELAAVLAAAALAAQLGTRLNIPVATFFCPILVGLGFESLGFADWFADWFAGLPSGADASFNLPPLLKVVGQILLGTTIGEYWANSPRITLGTLARAIIPVTLTFSAGLLTAAIAKALTPWDWLTCLLIAAPGGSPEMIWIALSLQHDVELVTASHLVRLLVINLSLPGLIWLASHLDSRLAAQQGIVIHTEQ, encoded by the coding sequence ATGACAGATCCGACTGCACCACGGATTGATCCACCTGAAGACACGATTGAGGCGATCGCCGCCGATTTAGAAGTTAGCCTTGGGGTTCAGGTGTTGCGGGCGATCGCCGAAGTGATGCTGGCGGGTGTGATTGGAATCGCGCTCATCAGGTTAGGGCTGAGTGGCGGCGCGTGGATTTTGGGCGGTGTGGCAGCTGGGGCGCTGGTGTTTTATGGCGATCGCACCTGGTTTCACCGGCCTGCCCTGCCCAACAAAACCCTGCGAAAAATTGGCCAGGTGCTCATTGGCCTGGCGATTGGCTTTTCCATCCGGCAATCTACGCTATCCAGCCTGTCGGCGCAAATTCCTGTGTTGGTGCTGCTGGGGCTGACGCTCCTGGTCAGCGGCGGGGTGATTGGCTATTTCTATTCCCGTTTAGAGAAATTAGACCTGCTCACGGGCGTACTGGCGACGACCCCTGGCAATATCGGCGTGATGGCCAGCATCGCTGCCGACTATAGCAAAAACACCGCATTCGTCTCGCTGGTGCAGCTTTTGCGCTTCACCACAATCATTGCAGTGATTCCGCTGGTGGCGCAGGTGCCCCACACAACCGATTTACGCAGCACCCTGTCAGCGCTACTGCCCGATGCCCACTGGCTGACGCTAGGCAATGGTCTAGAGCTTGCCGCTGTGCTGGCGGCCGCAGCCCTCGCAGCCCAATTGGGCACGCGGCTGAACATTCCCGTTGCCACCTTCTTTTGCCCCATCCTAGTAGGACTGGGGTTCGAGTCGTTGGGCTTTGCCGACTGGTTTGCGGACTGGTTTGCCGGACTGCCCAGCGGCGCTGATGCCAGCTTTAACCTGCCACCGCTGCTCAAGGTGGTGGGTCAGATTTTGCTGGGCACAACGATTGGCGAATATTGGGCAAACAGCCCACGCATCACGCTTGGCACGCTAGCGCGGGCCATCATCCCGGTCACGCTGACCTTTAGTGCGGGGCTGCTCACGGCGGCGATCGCCAAAGCGCTGACCCCCTGGGACTGGCTCACTTGCTTGCTGATTGCGGCTCCCGGTGGCTCCCCAGAAATGATCTGGATTGCTCTCTCGCTCCAGCACGATGTGGAGCTAGTCACCGCCTCCCATTTGGTGCGCCTGCTGGTGATTAACCTGAGCCTGCCAGGGCTAATCTGGCTGGCCAGCCACCTAGACAGCCGTCTAGCTGCTCAGCAGGGCATCGTCATCCATACTGAGCAGTGA